The genomic stretch TTCAAACACTCCCAAGAACACTTTGAAGAGagatttgaagattgaagactacAAATCGAGAGATTGAAGTTTCCATTCCATAGAATCGTTCCACAGGAGTATCTATTTGCTTTATTATGTATTTGATTGAATCCTTTGTTTTGGTTTTCATgaagaacatgagtagctaaatttATTGTGcagttttggtgaagactacaatgaatGTTTGTGATTAATTCAAGGACTTCTTTAGATTGCttagctcttgtgatttctTTGTTCACTCTTGtgctttttcaattcaattgcttagctatCAATTGAGTTTGTTTACCTAGAAAGTAGTAATCGAGAAATACCTAACTAGGGATGATAAAAGAGTGAACATCACATTGATAATCTACACCCGAGAGAAGAGatcctttgtgagggcttgTGTATTTTGTTCTTGGGAGTTAATCTAAATatattagaaggagacttcaatattaaggGTTAAATCAACGGGGTGAGTACACTTGAGAGGGGGCTCAACCTAGAGTAGCGACTTTCCTAGTAATCCTAAAGACATAAAATGGGTAATCGAAGTTGTTGAAGTAATTGCATGACATTTCCATTATAACTTAATATTGTGATAATAATTGAGATTACTAATCTAGATTttatttgctttgtttttatttttatgtttgagTTCTCTAATATTTGTGTTTCTTTTCTCAGGTTGTATGCACACGCGTTCAAAAAGGTCCACCTTTAGAGCCCATCGATCCCgagatcgaagcatccaacaGAAAGAGGAACGCACAAAGGAGGTTAAACCAAAGGATTCGGGTATCTTCATCCGGTCATAGGTGTCCACATTCTCCTATTCAGAGAACTCCATCACCTAGTCCATCTCCACTTCCATCACCTATCCAATACGAGCCGCCTTCTCCAATTCTAATGGATAACAAAATGGAGAATAACCACAGTGATAATAACAATGAGGAGAACAACGAGAATGGGGTGAATAACGAGAACAACAATGAGAATCATCCAGATCCCGTTGTCCATCAACTCCTTCAGTAAATGGCTGCCATGCAGAGGCGGTTGGTTGAGCAGAATGCGAGAGCAGCACCACAGCCTGTGCAGAATTTGTTTGCACACAGACGGGTGGCTAATCCACCGGTCAACAATGCTGGGATTGCCGCCAACAACTTTGAATTGAAACCGGGGTTGATAAACAGGGCAGAAGCACATGCATTTGGTGGAACAGGCTCAGAAGATGCCAACAAGCACCTCACCAAGTTTATACAAATTAGCAACACAGTGAAGGCTAATGGGGTCACCGACGATCAAGTTCGCCTCAGACTGTTTCCCTTCTCCTTGAAGGATGATGCCAAAGAGTGGTATGATAGTATGGGACCTAACTCTGTGCCAATATGGGATGCAATGGTGCAGTTATTCTTGGAGAAGTATTACCCGCCCAACGAGGCACTTAAACGGCAAGCAGAAGTTATTCAGTATGTGATGCAGCCTCAAGAGAATGTTCAAGAGGCATGGAAAAGGTTCAAATACTTCATGAGACGATGCCCCAACCACGGTTTAAGCCCGGGGCAACAAATCCTAGCTTTTTACAGGGGAAGCACTCCGAAATCAATGCGCGAGTTGAACATGAGCGCAGGGGGGTCACTCCTTAAGTTGGGAGAATATGATGCACTTGAGGTGATTGAAAGGGTAGCCTCAAATGCTGAGGGATGGAGGAACAAGAGAAGCAAAACCTACATGGTGGCATCTGCATCGGACGTTGATAGGATGGACATGATGTCTAAGCAGCTGGATTTCTTGACTAGCAAGCTTGGTTTTATGGGAACAGAGCCATTTAGGCTCGAAAGCCATCAAAGGATTGAAGATGTAAATTATGTGCATCAAGGGGGCAACAATAGGAACTTCAACAACTACCGTCCCAATCAAGGGGGTGGTAACTACAACAATTATGGGAACAAGGCATGCCAATCTGTCCTATGAGAATCCCAACAATGCTCTGCAGCCTCCCCCGGGGTTACAAGTGTCAAATGGCCAAATTAAGGAGCTAAAGAAGGTCGAGCTTGAAGATGTCTTGATGGCGTTTATGAAACAAACAGGGGATTGTATGGCCGACTCTGATAAGAGGCTGAAAAAGGTAGAGTCAGAGGTGCAAGACTTGAGCACACACATGAAGAGTATGGACAATCAAATGAGTCAGATAGCTCAATCTGTGAGCAAATTACATACATCGGGCCAATTTCCAGGGCAGCCAATTGTGAACCCCAAAGATTGCAAGGCAATCCAGCTTAGGAGTGGTAAAAGCTATGAGGGTCCACATATGCCAGAGACTGTAGTTGAAAAGGAGAAGGAAGCAGAATTAGGCAGAGCCAGATTAGGAGGAGGAGCCTGAGCTACTTCCTGTAGTTCATCCTTAGGCGTCCACCCTACCGAAGCCTGCAGCAGTCAGGCTCTTGTGAATACTACAATGAATGTTTGTGATTAATTCAAGGACTTCTTTAGATTGCttagctcttgtgatttctttgtttACTCTTGtgctttttcaattcaattgcttagctaccaattgtgTTTGTTTACCTAGATATTAGTAATCAAGAGATACCTAACTAGGGATGATAAAAGAGTGAACATCACATTGATAATCtacactcgagagaggggatcctttgtgagggcttggGTCTTTTGTTCCTGGGAGTTAATCTAAATATAtaagaaggagacttcaatattaaggGTTAAATCAACGGGGTGAGTACACTCGAGAGGGAGCAACCTAGACTAGCGACTTTCCTAGTAATCCTAGAGGGGGCTCTACTAGGGAtgggtcgatacgatatatcgtatcgaaaacgtcgtatcatatatcgtatcgaaaatatcgatatgaaagaatttcatatcgttatcgtatcgaaagtttcgatatatcgaatttcgatatatcgaactttcgatatggaggatatctatatcgttatcgtatcgatatttcgatatatcgtaccgaaattcgatatatctaaaatatcgatatatatcgtatattcgatataaacgatatatcgtaccgaaattcgatatatcgtaccgaaattcgatatatcgaaaatattgatatatatcgtatattcgatatatatcgtatattcgatataaaacgatatatcgaaaatatcgatatatatcgtatattcgatataaaacgatatatcgcgatataaggaaattcatatcgttatcgtatcgaaaacttacgatacggtatcgtttcgtatcgaaaattacgatatatcgaaaatccgataatttttcgatatttttcaatacgatacgagcgatatatcattttttcgatatttttccccagccctaggCTCTACTCTTCTCCTTGTGTTTAATTCTCTTTTGTTACTTTTGTTTACTTTTACTTGTTATATGCTTTTAGTAGTGTTAGAACAAAACCAATTTCTTTTCGATTGTCTAGATAGTTATTGGTGTGGATACTTAATGAATTTCCAAAGAGGTCAGGGACTGAATTGCAAAATGAGAGCACAAGTTTAAAGGTTAGTCCTGACGGCTATTTCAGTTGAGAAGAGCGGTTGAGCTACGTTTAAAAAAGTAGTTTGAGCTGAAGATTGAGAGCTCAAAAACTGAATCAATACATTGAGTGAATTGTACACTATCTTAGTGAGGAATTAGAGAGGATCATCTGTGTTTCTTGATCCAAGTTCACGAGAGGGTGAGCATATTAATTCTTGAGTGTATTTTCATCTTTGAGTGATTGATTGATCGTTGTGTGATTGTAATTCAGTAGTGTGGAATAAAAGAGATTCGtgattctcccgtggacgtaggttcgATTGAGCCAAACCACGTAACCCCTGTGTCTCCAATTCTTTCACTTTGTTTTACTGTCTAGTTTGTGTTCGACAGATTGCCTGTGAGAAAGTGTTCTTCATCCACTATTCTTTCGGTCATTTCCAACAATAGTAGTCAAcgtttgttcgtggtacttgaGTTGATACAATcctgtctctgtgggatacgatattcTTACTTGctaattgctacactagccccgtacacttgcgggtatttcTTGTGtgaaaataagttgagtcaataTCACAAAGGTGCAAGAGGGGGAGACAGCGGCCGGCGGAAGAGGGAGATGCATATGCACAGTGAGCTTCTCGCGTATACAAGTTTTATCCCACATATAATTAGTTTTATTTCTATTGTGATAAAATTAATCTTGGATAATTAACGAAGGCCCAATTTCCTAATGTTATTCGATCCATGAATGAAGTTATTACATGGTGGGTTTTATAAGAAAAGAAATTAACAAAGGCCCAATCTTCTAATTTATCCTCGTTCCTCactgtaattttttatttttattttcgaatTCAAAAACATAATCTTTAGAGCCTCCTCAATACCATACGTTCCGATGGAGGTCCAACCGGTGAGCGGCTTGTCCGTCGGTGACGTCCACTATTGGGGCGGACGAGCGCTCGACGGATGTCCCGGACAGGAGAGAGGTCGTCCGTTATTATGGTGAGTCGACGGACATcccaatttttcaaaaaaaattttcaaaactttatatatacggctcgttacacttcgtgtcgaaattttaattccgtaattacgtatttgtgaatttttattattgtgctcATCTGTCGGAATGTTCTAGTGCTTGTCcgagtgggatgtcctagtgacgacAGGAGGTGTTTTAGTGCTTGTCCCCACCATCGTGGAGGCTCTTAACTGGAAAATTCTATTCGAAATAGTGAATGTGAAATAATTCTTCATTTGTTCAACATCTGCGTGGCTGCTTCATTACATCAATGGCGATTAGATCACTCATCCGTGGTCTCTCCTCTCGCTACACTCCCACAACAGCCAAGCATTTCTCGATTCACTCAATCGCCCTTCAATCCCACAAAACAATCTCACACATTCCTCCTCAGCCCCTCGTCAACGATCTCTCCCGCATTCTCAGCGACCACAGAGAGCCGCAACACGACCTCGAATCCGCCCTCGCTCCGTTCACTCCACAGATTTCCACTGATTTAGTCGAACAGGTCTTGAAACGCTGCAGCAATCTCGGTTTCTCAGCTCAAAGACTCTTTCGCTGGGCTCAGCAAATCCCCGGTTTTCAACACAGTAAAGAGAGCTACCGCGTTCTCGTTGATATCCTCGGACGCAGCAGAGAGTTCCCGTTTCTGTGGGATTTCTTGACGGAGATGAAAACCACCGAATCATGTGAAGTAACTCGAGAAATCTTCTGGATAGTGTTTAGGGCTTACAGTAGGGCTAATTCACCGAAAGATGCAATTAGGGCTTTTAATAAGATGCTTGATTTTGGAATTAGGCCTTGTTTGGATGATCTCGATCAGTTACTGTTTGCACTGTGTAAAAGGAAGCATATAAATCACGCGCAGGAGTTCTTCGATCACGTTAAAGACGACGCTGGATTGAACCCGAGTGTGAAAACATACAGCATTTTGATGAAAGGTTGGGGCGAAACCGGCGAATGCGGCCGTGTACAGAAACTGTTCGATGAAATGCTTCAAAGAGGCTGTGAAGCTGATTTGCTCGCTTGGAACAGCGTGCTCGACGCGCTATGCAAAGGGGGGGAAGCAGACGAAGCTTACGAGCTCTTTCGCAGCATGAGGAGCAAAGGGCTCGAACCCGATGCTTACTCCTATTCGATTTTCATCCGTGCTTACTGCGAAGCAGATGATGTCCATTCTGTTTTCCGCATTCTTGACACGATGAAGAGGTACAATCTCGTGGCGAATGTGTTCACCTACAACTGCATAATCAAGAGGCTCTGCAAGAATCGGAAGATGGACGAGGCGTACGACCTTCTGCACGAGATGGTCGAGATAGGTGCAAAACCAGATACATGGAGCTACAACACGATCTTAGCCGTCCACTGTGATCACAATGAGGTGAACATGGCTCTCAATCTGATCTCGAGAATGGATAAAACCGATTGTGATCCGGATAAACACACCTACAACATGGTGTTAAAAATGCTGATCAGAATAGGGAGGTTTGATCGGGTTGAGAAAGTGTGGGAGTCGATGGAGAAGAGGGGGTTCCATCCCGGTGTCTCGACGTACACTGTGATGATTCATGGACTCTGTAGGAAGAGAGGGAAGCTGGAGGAAGCTTGCAAATTTTTTGAGATGATGATTGATGAAGGGATACCACCAGGTGATACGACGGTTGAGCTGCTGAGAAACAAGCTAATCGGGTTTGGATTCGCGGAGAGGACAGATATATTGGCGGAGAAGATGGAGCGGAGCAGTTCTGCTTCGGTTCGGGATGTAGCGAATGTGATGAGAGGGAATAGAGTGCGGGAGGGGAGGAGGTTGAGAAATGAGGAAGTTTATTCGGATGAAAGCGATGGATGATGTTATAGATTCGGG from Salvia splendens isolate huo1 chromosome 4, SspV2, whole genome shotgun sequence encodes the following:
- the LOC121800233 gene encoding uncharacterized protein LOC121800233, whose protein sequence is MAAMQRRLVEQNARAAPQPVQNLFAHRRVANPPVNNAGIAANNFELKPGLINRAEAHAFGGTGSEDANKHLTKFIQISNTVKANGVTDDQVRLRLFPFSLKDDAKEWYDSMGPNSVPIWDAMVQLFLEKYYPPNEALKRQAEVIQYVMQPQENVQEAWKRFKYFMRRCPNHGLSPGQQILAFYRGSTPKSMRELNMSAGGSLLKLGEYDALEVIERVASNAEGWRNKRSKTYMVASASDVDRMDMMSKQLDFLTSKLGFMGTEPFRLESHQRIEDVNYVHQGGNNRNFNNYRPNQGGGNYNNYGNKPPPGLQVSNGQIKELKKVELEDVLMAFMKQTGDCMADSDKRLKKVESEVQDLSTHMKSMDNQMSQIAQSVSKLHTSGQFPGQPIVNPKDCKAIQLRSGKSYEGPHMPETVVEKEKEAELGRARLGGGA
- the LOC121797732 gene encoding pentatricopeptide repeat-containing protein At1g52640, mitochondrial-like, yielding MAIRSLIRGLSSRYTPTTAKHFSIHSIALQSHKTISHIPPQPLVNDLSRILSDHREPQHDLESALAPFTPQISTDLVEQVLKRCSNLGFSAQRLFRWAQQIPGFQHSKESYRVLVDILGRSREFPFLWDFLTEMKTTESCEVTREIFWIVFRAYSRANSPKDAIRAFNKMLDFGIRPCLDDLDQLLFALCKRKHINHAQEFFDHVKDDAGLNPSVKTYSILMKGWGETGECGRVQKLFDEMLQRGCEADLLAWNSVLDALCKGGEADEAYELFRSMRSKGLEPDAYSYSIFIRAYCEADDVHSVFRILDTMKRYNLVANVFTYNCIIKRLCKNRKMDEAYDLLHEMVEIGAKPDTWSYNTILAVHCDHNEVNMALNLISRMDKTDCDPDKHTYNMVLKMLIRIGRFDRVEKVWESMEKRGFHPGVSTYTVMIHGLCRKRGKLEEACKFFEMMIDEGIPPGDTTVELLRNKLIGFGFAERTDILAEKMERSSSASVRDVANVMRGNRVREGRRLRNEEVYSDESDG